AGCCTGCTTGCTAGTATTGTTTTCCCACTGAAGAGGCTGCAGATTTGAAAGTTCATCGCTGCCACCCTCTGATTCTGGTGTTATATGGTCAATCTCCCACCCGTACTGAGAGCTTCTATCTCCATGGTAGGCCCTGCCTATCCAGGCTCCGCAGGCATCTTTTCGCCAGACCCCAGGGGCGTTGTCCGGTACAATAGTGCCTTTCTCCCAAACTTGTTGAATAGTCTGCTCAGATGCCCTCATATCTTCCTCCTGTCAAGCTGTAAACGACTGAGAATGTTGAGCTTTAACGCTCATTTACAATGAGGATTTCTCCTCGTTGTGTGCGCACGATTTCAGATAAAAATGCTTTTTCAAAAGCCCTACCTGTGCAGGGCCCAGAATAGAAAGATCCAATACTTAGAAAACTTGAGAACTGAGCATTGATCACTACAGGTTTTGAGTATCGACAAACGGCGGGTCCCTATGGCCGAGTATGCATTGCTCTCTTGTACGCATAGACCCTATCAGAAGTTTCATCTCCACCGCCAGTGCCCCCGTCTGTC
This candidate division TA06 bacterium DNA region includes the following protein-coding sequences:
- a CDS encoding HNH endonuclease, with amino-acid sequence MRASEQTIQQVWEKGTIVPDNAPGVWRKDACGAWIGRAYHGDRSSQYGWEIDHITPESEGGSDELSNLQPLQWENNTSKQAGRLSCTVVASGKNNVPTR